In the genome of Calothrix sp. PCC 6303, the window ACAGTATTTTGTTCCCGAAAATTGGAAAATAGGATTTTGGGCTTCATTATGGGTTGCCTTTTGTTTCCTAGTTTCCTGTCCCTACACTTGTACTAGAGATGCCAAAGGATCAGCTATTGTAGCTGAAGGAGCTTGAAATTCTCCAACCAGTACATATTCCAAACGGAGTTTTAACCAGGTAATAAACTGTTGGTTAGTGGAAACAATTGCCGCACATGGTTGGGGGCATTTTCCTTTGACTGCTGCCATTTGTGGAACTTCTAGAAATGCTGGCTGTTTAACTAACCAAAAATCGATTTCTTTTTCTTGTTCATGGTAATAACGAATCCGCTCTTTGAGAACTTCATCTAGGGGTTCTTCTTCCAGTAAGAAGCGTTGGCTTGCTAAAAGATAATAGTATGTTTTCATCGTTTTCGTTGAATTTCAGCTATTTTTATTGGTGAAGTACTCCGGCTTGCTTCGCTGAAGCCGGAGCTTCCTCAAAGCAACCATCATTGTTTCGCGTCTCATTCGTCGCAGCCTCCTTGTACAAGTACAGATTGGACTTACACAGCGTCTCT includes:
- a CDS encoding MgPME-cyclase complex family protein, with product MKTYYYLLASQRFLLEEEPLDEVLKERIRYYHEQEKEIDFWLVKQPAFLEVPQMAAVKGKCPQPCAAIVSTNQQFITWLKLRLEYVLVGEFQAPSATIADPLASLVQV